In Centroberyx gerrardi isolate f3 chromosome 14, fCenGer3.hap1.cur.20231027, whole genome shotgun sequence, the genomic stretch GGTAGACTGGCCCGCTGCCCATCTGAGTCCTGACCTCGGCCATCAGAGGGGCGAGGGATTTGAACCAACACTCTTCCACTTGGACCACACGGAAACCCTGcgccacataaaaaaaaatatgggaCACTTGTTCAAAGCCAGTCATTCTTTTGGTTTAATCCGTACTCTCGTTTTGGGACAAAAGCTTCCGGGACAGTACCTGGGCCCGGTTCCACTCATAGGAGTCTGCGGAGTAGCCCGTGCCACGCAGGCCGATCTGGACGACCCTCTTGCAGTCCAGcagcccctcctccacacagcgTCTGAAAGGAGTCCCGTGGCTGATCTTCTCCCCCAGGACCACATCGCTAGTGTCAGCATGGGCATCCACATGGACCAGACCCACTGGGCCATGTCTGATGAATCAATACAAAATAGGTCAAGTGAGACATTAGAATACAGCAGGCTATATCACATGACATGATGAAGAGGTGGCGTTCTCTGATTTGGATTTGGTCCAAGCAATGTCCTAGATTATGTGTTTTATGCTGGTAGGCATGTGGCAATTTATCTGCAAACAATGTGTAGTcatacaaaaaagtcacattattTATCATGGAGCAGAAAAATACTCTTAATATGAGTAATACTGGGTAACAAAATTCACCATAAAGTATCACAatttgattttcctttttctgttcAAGCCCCTCAGAAACAAGGGAAAAGCCTAACCTAAACTTGTCCAGGCATTGGAAACTTCATTTTCAACTCCATTTTCATTTCTGATGATATGGATATGGAAAGTATATTAAACTATATTACATTAAATGGTGAAACGCGCATATTGTTTCACCCCAACAGGCATGTAATCTTATTTGTCTTTGACTAGCTCCATGTGTGGGAAAGCAGAACCTTAGTAGCGAAGTGTACTTACTTCTCAGCAACAGCTTGAAGGATTGGGTATGCAATTGTGTGATCGCCACCTGCAGACACCAAGCAGTCCTGAGTATGTGACCTTCGATCTACTGTGCAGTGCCTTTTATGAGGCTATTTGAATGGCTAATAACTGCCCTAACCTTTAAtgttataaaaacaatactgagCTATCCTGATCATCCCCACCCTGTCTAGAAAACACTTGCACTGCAGCTGTCGGAATCATTCATTCGTCGGCATTAGGTCCAGAGACTGAACACTGTATCCTGTGCATTTAATGTGTGATTATAATTAAAAGTAGTTGCTCTTGTTTATCACCACCATTCAACTACCATAGAagctcttcccccctctctagTCATTCTCACCCATAGTCAGAGGGATGCAGCCGGTGGCCAAGATCTTGCGGTAGGCCTCCCTGATCCGTTTGCAGGTGTCCTTCAGGTCGTACATGTTGACGTTGACGTCCCCAATATCAGCCACCATGAGGGACTCGTAAGGTGCCGCCCTGGTGCCGCCATTGTAAGACCTCAACAGGGCGGACTCCGCTCTGATCTGCCGGGGGCCAAACCTGTGTGTGGTGGAAGAAGGGAGTATATCATCCTGGTGCATTGCTGCAGTGGTTAGAGAGTGAACTTGTGAGGCATATATGTTTATTGTGGGCCATTCTAACAATCCCACTGACTATATAGGCCTATTGCTTATAGATATGTAACATGTTGCCATATTGCATGGCTGGGCTCTATGCACTTTCAATTTAATCAGTTTAGGAAAAATGTGTTCTTCAAAACTCACAACTTTTGAGAAGAGAATGATGACCTATCCAACAATTTAAGAAATAACTGAGAATGAATGCTCTATCATTACAAACTAGATTGCAATTtgaatttatattttgaattgaCTACACccttgcaaaaaataaaacacagagatcCTATGGTACATTTTAGAAGGAAAGtctactatacaaatatgaCAATAAAATTGTAAGTCCTATATATAACTGATAACTAACGAGATAAAATACCAGAAAGTGTCATTGTAATCTCACTACTGAGTGCCACAGATAGTACATTACTCCTGACACAGAGTGCAGTGCAGACATGATTTCAAAATTGAGAGCAATGACCAGCAATAGGCCTGCAACTGCATCACAGCAGAGTTCAGAGGAATACACCACCTTGCTCCGGGTCGGTTGGAGGTTCCAGTGTCAATTGGGACTCCAATAAACGCAGCATCAAGTCCATCCGCTGTCTCTTGGTAAGGTAATTTTGCCATGGTGGGAATTCCTGACACCCTTGCAACAAATTCAGCGCTGGGCGGTACATTGTATCGCTTCCCAGAGCACTTTCTGTTGGGGTTTATGCATGTGCCTCGTCTGTCAAAGTCGCTGCATAAAGTTTGCCTGGACCATAGAGCGAAGATCTCTGCAGTTCTCCCGCAATATGACCGCGCAGCTCCCGGAATAACATTGCGACTTATAGTCAGGTTTCTCCAAACTGACAGCATACTAGTTAGTTCTGTTATGACTGTAACATGAACTTGTGACACGAATTTACGGCATGGACTTCAGCTGAAACTCAAAACAGATTGATGCTGCCTTCACTGTCTCCTCGGAAGCTCGCAGTGCTGGCTTCACAGGTCGTAAATAATAAGGGAtaatatcaacaacaaaatagtttttttgtGGCTGTTGGTTTATTGTGGAATTCAAGCGGCCTATACTTTGTGTTGTAGTGGCAGCaagaaaattagaaaatgtacGTAATTAGGGACGTAATTGATGCCAAAAGTTGTCTTATGCACCACTTTTACCATCAATTGTTGACATGGCTGCCATGCTAACTGCGCCATAAAGGACACATCTCATCAACTGGGGTATGACAGAAAATGACCAATTTACCAGAATTACTATTTTGTTGGGTCCTGCATGAGTAGACATCGGAATTCTGTCATTTTcgggagcacttgaaggcagcacggTTCCACATATCACTTTtcaggtgggaggggggtggccGGTGGGGAGCAAAAGGGGAACTTGTCcccatgggcggaaattacggggggttGAATCTCGTGTGtcaacgtgttggtacggagccgcgtctcctaatgcatgtgtgtgtatggaggcaggaggtttatccacaattaaaatcctcataactcactgaattttcgaccgattttcaagcggtttggtttgttacaaatgccagacatgtatttatgatacaggatacttggttaaagtaaaatgcgggttttcataccaaaattatcttttgtagatggtaacagtaatatttctataatataataggctatttaagattaacttaccctacgtaattaggttttaagtatattctttttttcttactgcatgtaaaatggctgccactatgtaatctTGTTtatcattttggaaataaatgaagacttaattcttaaaaaagaccctgaaggaagtttctggcaggcttcatagcgttctggacttttacacattgacagcaaaacattagagatctgctttttcgggaaaactaaatctaattaggcatatattagctttagttaatgggtgttgcttctcacctactactgtaaataacctgcatactgtgtgtgtgtgtgtgtgtgtgtgtgtgtgtgtgtgtgtgtgtgtctatttgtcagccagccaggtcagttaaaatggcagagaaaagaaaaacagacatccgatcatttttcagtgcaccgaaacgccaagtagaaagaccccagtaatatcaaaggcaatttgataaaatcttcataagaaaggaatgaagtgcttatggaaatgtttcataatggacctctatatacatttaatacaacagtacttttgtcggcacctttggtgtccccttcaggaattgctcttgagaaatttttctgtttattgtcccccccaacagtgaaatgaaatatccgcccttgcttGTCCCACCCCTTTATGAGACCCAACCTTACTGACTTAAATTTTAACTACATTCATACTTCTTTTTTATCAAACACTTCTTAtcacaacaatatttttttttcccacaggtAATCTTTTATTTGTAAACACAGCAGTAAAAACACTCCTCATATGCAAAATATTCCTCACCATCTTTAGTATTAAAACAAGGTACACACTCTGTATCGCATATTGTTAACCATTCTGAGAATTAACTAATATTTAATGAAGCATGAAATTGTTTTTATAACAGATGATAGAGATCTAGTGTCAGAGAGTATGCATGgctaaaagtcaaaatattctgAACATAAACAGTGAACGACTACCTCAGTCACAGTCTTCCCTCATTGATGTTACCTAAAAATGAATTTTCCcagttagaatagaataataacAGAGAGGTACAGATGAGATG encodes the following:
- the agmat gene encoding guanidino acid hydrolase, mitochondrial, which produces MAKLPYQETADGLDAAFIGVPIDTGTSNRPGARFGPRQIRAESALLRSYNGGTRAAPYESLMVADIGDVNVNMYDLKDTCKRIREAYRKILATGCIPLTMGGDHTIAYPILQAVAEKHGPVGLVHVDAHADTSDVVLGEKISHGTPFRRCVEEGLLDCKRVVQIGLRGTGYSADSYEWNRAQGFRVVQVEECWFKSLAPLMAEVRTQMGSGPVYLSFDIDALDPGFAPGTGTPEIAGLTPIQGVEIIRGCRGLNLVGCDLVEVSPPYDTTGNTALTGANLLFEMMCVLPKTKYC